Proteins encoded within one genomic window of Paenarthrobacter sp. JL.01a:
- a CDS encoding Gfo/Idh/MocA family protein, which produces MSIRTVPSGHLNGNAMRPRLRIAVVGAGYWGPNLARNLKASPDWELVAICDLDVERGMKLAEAVGGVAVVESLDELLDTYNLDAVAVATPAHTHHGVVMTALRAGKHVLVEKPLADSRAKGLEMVDEANARGLVLMADHTYCFTPAVLKIQELVSSGALGDILYVDSVRINLGLVQPDVNVFWDLAPHDLSILDFVLPGGLHPTEISAHGADPLGTGRDCVGHLTFGLPNDAMVHIHVNWLSPTKIRQMIIGGSKRTLVWDDLNPQQRLSVYDRGVSLEHQPRSAADKKASAISYRLGDTWSPALQEREPLGQVVAELASSIRNHTRPRTSGESGLRVLSVLEAVTQSLGTDGRSTLVAGNETNLQVAR; this is translated from the coding sequence ATGAGCATACGAACAGTTCCATCAGGACACCTCAATGGCAACGCCATGCGGCCCAGGCTGCGCATAGCAGTGGTCGGTGCGGGTTATTGGGGACCGAACCTCGCGCGGAACCTCAAAGCCAGCCCGGACTGGGAACTGGTGGCCATTTGCGACCTTGACGTCGAGCGCGGGATGAAGCTGGCCGAAGCGGTGGGCGGGGTGGCCGTCGTCGAGTCCTTGGACGAGCTGCTGGACACCTACAACCTGGACGCCGTCGCCGTCGCGACTCCGGCGCATACGCATCACGGCGTAGTGATGACCGCCCTGCGCGCAGGCAAGCACGTCCTGGTGGAAAAACCGCTGGCCGACAGCCGGGCCAAGGGGCTGGAGATGGTGGACGAAGCCAACGCCAGGGGACTGGTGCTGATGGCCGACCACACATACTGCTTCACACCGGCTGTGCTCAAGATCCAGGAGCTGGTGTCCAGCGGTGCACTGGGCGACATCCTGTATGTCGACTCGGTCCGGATCAACCTCGGACTCGTCCAACCGGACGTCAACGTGTTCTGGGACCTTGCACCCCATGACCTGTCCATCCTCGACTTCGTTTTGCCAGGGGGCTTGCACCCCACGGAGATCTCGGCACACGGCGCGGACCCCCTGGGTACAGGTCGCGACTGCGTGGGGCATCTGACGTTCGGCCTGCCCAACGACGCCATGGTCCACATCCACGTGAACTGGCTCAGCCCCACAAAAATCAGGCAAATGATCATCGGTGGGTCAAAGCGGACCCTCGTTTGGGATGACCTGAATCCCCAGCAACGGCTCAGCGTTTACGACCGTGGCGTCAGCCTGGAACACCAACCACGCTCCGCCGCCGACAAGAAGGCCAGCGCCATCTCGTACCGTCTCGGCGACACGTGGTCACCAGCCCTCCAGGAACGTGAACCCCTGGGTCAGGTTGTGGCAGAGCTCGCCAGTTCCATCCGGAACCACACCAGGCCGCGCACCAGCGGCGAATCCGGGCTTCGGGTCCTGTCGGTCCTTGAGGCAGTGACGCAAAGCCTCGGCACCGATGGAAGGTCCACCCTCGTGGCCGGTAACGAGACCAACCTCCAGGTTGCGCGATGA
- a CDS encoding NAD-dependent epimerase/dehydratase family protein, which produces MKELLGANVLVTGGAGTIGSTLVDQLLDAGVAHVDVLDNLVRGRRANLDDALASERVQLVEGDLRDRDLVHDLTRGKDLVFHQAAIRITQCAEEPRLALEVLVDGTFNVYEAAVEHKVGKLISASSASVYGMAEHFPTKESHHHHNNDTFYGAAKSFNEGMARSFRAMSGLDYVLLRYFNVYGPRMDVHGVYTEVLVRWMERIDDDLPPMIFGSGQQTMDFIHTHDVARANVLAAVSDVREGVYNVASGTETSLAELARTLLRVMGSTLHLEHGPERAVNGVARRLADTTAARADLGFEAAIGLEDGLRTLVSWWRPLRGEIAASRLVARPDAPAVGAR; this is translated from the coding sequence ATGAAAGAGCTCCTTGGTGCCAACGTCCTGGTTACCGGAGGCGCCGGAACCATCGGTTCCACCCTGGTGGATCAACTGCTCGACGCCGGTGTGGCCCACGTTGACGTCCTGGACAACCTCGTGCGCGGCAGGCGCGCCAATCTCGACGACGCCCTGGCCAGCGAACGCGTCCAGCTCGTCGAAGGGGACCTGCGGGACCGGGACCTCGTCCACGACCTCACCCGCGGCAAGGACCTCGTATTCCATCAGGCCGCCATCCGCATCACCCAATGCGCCGAAGAACCACGGCTGGCCCTCGAAGTCCTGGTGGACGGCACCTTCAACGTGTACGAAGCCGCCGTGGAGCACAAAGTAGGCAAGCTCATTTCCGCCTCAAGCGCCTCCGTCTACGGCATGGCCGAACACTTCCCCACAAAGGAATCCCACCACCATCACAACAACGACACCTTCTACGGAGCGGCAAAGTCCTTCAATGAAGGGATGGCCAGGAGTTTCAGGGCGATGTCGGGCTTGGACTACGTACTGCTGCGCTACTTCAACGTCTACGGACCCCGCATGGATGTTCACGGCGTCTACACTGAGGTCCTGGTCCGCTGGATGGAACGCATCGACGACGACCTGCCGCCCATGATCTTCGGCAGCGGACAGCAAACCATGGACTTCATCCACACCCACGATGTGGCCAGGGCAAATGTCCTCGCGGCAGTCAGCGACGTTCGCGAGGGTGTCTACAACGTGGCAAGCGGCACTGAAACCAGTCTGGCCGAGCTGGCCCGGACCCTGCTCAGGGTCATGGGATCTACGTTGCATCTGGAACACGGCCCGGAACGTGCCGTCAACGGCGTGGCCCGGCGGCTCGCGGACACCACGGCCGCCAGGGCGGACCTTGGATTCGAAGCAGCCATTGGACTCGAAGACGGGCTGCGGACCCTCGTTTCATGGTGGCGACCGCTTCGCGGCGAAATTGCTGCATCCCGCCTGGTAGCCCGCCCCGATGCTCCGGCAGTAGGTGCGCGATGA
- a CDS encoding DegT/DnrJ/EryC1/StrS family aminotransferase has product MTISETRMARIDVMKPWLGEEEAQAVAEVIASGWVAQGPKVRQFEEAFAAEQQAGYAVATSSCTSALHLALAVAGIGPGDDVVVPSFSFIATANAACYVGARPVFADVDLQSGCVTAETVERALTPRTKAVIAVDQGGVPVDLDPIRALCDPRGIIVVEDAACAIGSRYHGRPAGAGAELAAWSFHPRKILTTGEGGMLSTPRQDFADRARHLREHAMSVSAAERHASILAPAEEYLEVGFNYRMTDLQAAVGLVQLGRLRAAIQRRRELAANYANAFVGIEGLRLVSDPDYGTGNFQSCWLETGTAFPLSRDALMTHLAHDGISARRGIMAAHRQPAYAGKDTGSASLEVTNWLTDHTLILPLYHQLELHDQVRVIDSVLRAAGRSR; this is encoded by the coding sequence ATGACCATTTCGGAGACGCGGATGGCCCGCATCGACGTCATGAAGCCGTGGCTGGGCGAAGAAGAAGCCCAGGCCGTAGCCGAGGTGATCGCCTCCGGGTGGGTAGCGCAGGGGCCAAAGGTGCGCCAGTTCGAGGAAGCCTTTGCCGCGGAACAGCAGGCTGGCTACGCCGTTGCCACCTCCAGTTGCACCTCGGCCCTGCATCTGGCGCTCGCCGTTGCCGGCATCGGACCCGGTGATGACGTGGTGGTCCCGTCGTTTTCCTTCATTGCCACCGCCAACGCGGCCTGCTACGTGGGCGCACGTCCGGTGTTTGCCGACGTCGACCTCCAGTCCGGTTGCGTGACGGCAGAGACCGTAGAAAGGGCACTGACCCCCCGCACGAAGGCAGTCATCGCCGTAGACCAAGGCGGGGTGCCGGTGGATCTGGACCCCATCCGCGCACTCTGCGATCCCCGCGGGATCATCGTGGTCGAAGACGCGGCATGTGCCATCGGTTCCCGCTACCATGGCCGCCCGGCAGGCGCCGGTGCAGAACTGGCGGCCTGGTCTTTCCATCCACGCAAGATCCTCACCACCGGGGAGGGCGGAATGCTCTCCACTCCCCGGCAGGACTTCGCGGACAGGGCGCGGCACCTCAGGGAACATGCCATGAGCGTCTCGGCCGCAGAGCGTCACGCCAGCATTCTGGCACCGGCCGAGGAGTACCTCGAAGTCGGCTTCAACTACCGCATGACCGACCTCCAGGCCGCCGTCGGCCTTGTCCAGCTGGGCCGCCTCCGGGCGGCAATCCAGCGGAGGCGCGAACTGGCCGCCAACTACGCCAACGCATTTGTCGGCATCGAAGGGCTTCGGCTGGTCAGCGACCCGGACTACGGCACCGGCAACTTCCAATCGTGCTGGCTGGAGACGGGCACGGCATTTCCGTTGAGCAGGGACGCACTGATGACCCATCTGGCCCACGACGGTATCTCCGCACGGCGGGGCATCATGGCCGCTCACCGCCAGCCCGCCTACGCCGGGAAGGACACAGGCAGTGCGTCACTGGAGGTCACTAATTGGCTGACCGACCACACGCTCATCCTGCCCCTCTACCACCAGCTCGAACTCCACGACCAGGTCCGTGTCATCGACTCGGTACTTCGCGCTGCGGGGCGCTCACGATGA
- a CDS encoding acetyltransferase codes for MSELLLIAASGLAREVLAMVRSSGPFDVIGILDDDEDKLGRVVDGAHVLGPVRDALKFPHALLLVCIGTGSGREAVVMRLRSLGLDDERYATAIDPSVNVPEGCMIGRGSIILAHVSMTASVTIGNHVVAMPGVTFTHDDVISDYATFASGVSLGGNVHIGRAAYIGMNASVRERRSIGAKATIGMGAAVLSDVPEDETWAGVPARVIRRGNTPALEGAQ; via the coding sequence ATGAGCGAGCTTCTCCTCATCGCCGCCAGTGGCCTCGCCCGGGAAGTGCTGGCCATGGTCCGCAGCAGCGGACCGTTCGATGTCATTGGGATCCTCGACGACGACGAGGACAAACTCGGGCGGGTGGTGGACGGCGCCCATGTGCTGGGACCTGTCCGCGACGCCCTGAAGTTCCCGCACGCCCTGCTTCTGGTCTGCATCGGCACCGGAAGCGGCCGGGAGGCCGTGGTGATGCGGCTGCGAAGCCTCGGGCTCGACGACGAACGCTACGCCACCGCCATCGATCCCTCCGTCAACGTTCCGGAAGGGTGCATGATCGGGCGGGGAAGCATCATCCTCGCCCATGTGAGCATGACCGCCTCAGTGACCATCGGCAACCACGTAGTCGCCATGCCCGGAGTCACCTTCACCCACGACGACGTCATCAGTGACTACGCCACGTTCGCATCAGGGGTGTCCCTTGGTGGGAACGTACACATTGGCCGGGCTGCCTACATCGGCATGAACGCCAGCGTCCGCGAGCGCCGCTCCATCGGGGCCAAGGCGACGATTGGCATGGGCGCGGCTGTCCTGAGCGACGTGCCGGAGGACGAGACCTGGGCCGGTGTTCCGGCACGGGTGATCAGGCGGGGCAATACCCCGGCGCTGGAGGGGGCGCAGTGA
- a CDS encoding oligosaccharide flippase family protein codes for MTLRSAATPGREATPTRAFVISVVNAFVTKLGTIGIGIALARLLGPEEFGTYAVAFIALVAVLSFNELGVSLAIVRWPGDPKDIAATVTTISVVCSVLLFGLSYAVAPLFTAAMGNEAATDVVRALAFCIVLNGLVATPAALLQRNFRQGQRMVIDQVNVWLGAGVSLVLVIAGMGAMSLAIGRVLASVVAGVLFLVYSPLPYRFGFSPQSARQLLVFGLPLAGASAVVFAVGYVDQLIAGKLFGPVVLGFYVMAFNMAGWPSSLLSQPLRSVAPATFSRLQDRPEDMAAALLAMVGAVSVVVLPITAVMVGCAIPLVTVVYGQDWAPAGLALMWLAPLTVFRILHELLYDYLVVLGSSLSIFSVQLFALIALVPALLAGGALAGMTGLAAAPALVALFVTSPLYLRALSQAKVSLRAVGRRLWMPFALGLLTAVGCFGLSRTIESPLAAVAASTGLGIVAMALMMFVRRNDLREVRIWGRGREVVPS; via the coding sequence GTGACACTTCGAAGCGCGGCCACCCCCGGACGAGAAGCAACGCCCACCCGGGCGTTCGTGATCAGCGTGGTCAATGCCTTCGTCACCAAGCTGGGCACCATCGGCATCGGCATCGCCTTGGCGCGCCTGCTGGGTCCTGAGGAGTTTGGAACCTACGCGGTGGCATTTATCGCGTTGGTGGCGGTGCTGAGTTTCAACGAGTTGGGGGTCAGCCTAGCCATCGTGCGCTGGCCCGGGGACCCGAAGGACATCGCCGCTACCGTCACCACCATCTCCGTCGTGTGCAGCGTCCTCCTGTTCGGCCTGTCCTATGCGGTTGCACCCCTTTTTACGGCGGCGATGGGCAACGAAGCAGCTACGGATGTCGTCAGGGCCCTGGCCTTCTGCATCGTGCTCAACGGCCTGGTTGCCACTCCGGCCGCCTTGCTGCAACGGAACTTCCGCCAAGGACAGCGGATGGTCATCGATCAGGTCAACGTCTGGCTGGGTGCCGGCGTCTCTTTGGTTCTGGTCATTGCAGGGATGGGGGCCATGAGCCTTGCCATTGGCCGGGTTCTGGCCAGCGTCGTGGCCGGTGTGCTGTTCCTGGTGTACTCACCCCTGCCGTACCGCTTTGGTTTCTCACCGCAGTCTGCGAGACAGCTCCTGGTGTTTGGTCTCCCTTTGGCCGGGGCCAGCGCAGTGGTCTTTGCGGTGGGCTACGTTGACCAGCTGATAGCGGGAAAGTTGTTTGGTCCGGTCGTCCTGGGTTTCTACGTCATGGCCTTCAACATGGCTGGGTGGCCATCGAGCCTGCTGTCACAGCCCTTGCGAAGCGTGGCACCAGCGACTTTCTCCCGCTTGCAGGATCGTCCTGAGGACATGGCAGCGGCGTTGCTGGCCATGGTGGGCGCGGTTTCCGTCGTGGTCCTGCCGATAACCGCAGTGATGGTCGGATGTGCCATACCGCTTGTCACAGTGGTCTATGGGCAGGACTGGGCTCCTGCAGGATTGGCACTGATGTGGTTGGCGCCCCTCACAGTGTTCCGCATCCTCCACGAGCTCCTCTACGACTACCTCGTCGTTCTTGGCTCATCCCTGTCCATCTTCAGTGTGCAGCTTTTTGCCCTGATCGCCCTCGTTCCGGCGCTACTGGCCGGCGGCGCGCTCGCAGGGATGACAGGACTTGCCGCTGCCCCGGCGCTGGTTGCCTTGTTCGTCACCTCCCCGCTCTATCTCAGGGCGTTGAGCCAGGCGAAGGTATCGCTACGGGCTGTGGGAAGGCGGCTTTGGATGCCCTTTGCCTTGGGGCTCCTGACCGCTGTGGGCTGTTTCGGGTTGTCGCGCACTATTGAATCCCCGCTGGCAGCCGTTGCGGCATCGACGGGCCTTGGCATCGTTGCGATGGCGCTGATGATGTTCGTTCGCCGGAACGACCTGCGGGAGGTCCGGATCTGGGGCCGCGGTCGGGAAGTTGTTCCGTCATGA
- a CDS encoding glycosyltransferase: protein MRILVYPHDLRMGGSQLNAIELGAAVKQLGHEVILFGQPGPLAERGMGLGLEFIAAPAPGKRPSPSVISALVRTVRERRIDIVHGYEWPPALECLAAARIVRGTTAAATVMSMAVAPFIPTSMPLMVGTEQIRHAESSSGRSNVHLLEPPVDLPMNSPDADLDLVAFRNRWGLDQHHFTVVCVSRLAKELKLEGILSAIDAVNQLAADIPVRLVITGTGPAEGIVNAHAARVNEARGERTIIPTGELADPRPAYAVADVVLGMGGSALRGLSFGKPLVVQGERGFWELLTPDSLPLFLWQGWYGSGPGSAGPGAAGLVSVLGKLVEDKTLRTELGVFGRSVVEGRFSLTGAALLQTELYQHFMSDTAAQRPHLLAEASAAGRYGSYVVRRRYLRLRGQQPSEDFNARPVAVQAAASGLITAKEA from the coding sequence ATGAGAATCCTCGTCTATCCTCACGACCTCCGCATGGGTGGCAGTCAACTGAACGCCATCGAACTGGGAGCGGCAGTAAAGCAACTGGGCCACGAAGTCATTCTCTTTGGACAACCGGGCCCCCTCGCTGAGAGGGGCATGGGGCTGGGTTTGGAGTTCATTGCCGCACCGGCACCGGGAAAGCGTCCGTCGCCCTCTGTCATCAGCGCCCTGGTCCGCACTGTCCGCGAGCGCCGGATAGACATTGTGCATGGGTATGAGTGGCCGCCGGCGCTGGAGTGCCTGGCGGCTGCAAGGATTGTTCGCGGCACCACTGCCGCTGCAACGGTAATGTCCATGGCGGTCGCCCCGTTCATTCCCACATCCATGCCCCTGATGGTGGGTACGGAGCAGATCCGGCACGCAGAGTCGTCTTCCGGACGATCCAACGTCCACTTGTTGGAACCGCCTGTAGACCTTCCCATGAACAGCCCCGACGCCGATCTGGACCTGGTGGCTTTCCGGAACCGTTGGGGTCTGGATCAGCATCACTTCACGGTGGTCTGCGTGTCCCGGCTGGCCAAGGAACTCAAGCTTGAGGGCATCCTGTCAGCGATTGATGCGGTGAACCAGCTCGCAGCAGACATACCGGTCCGCTTGGTCATCACCGGGACCGGCCCGGCTGAAGGCATCGTCAACGCCCACGCGGCGCGCGTCAATGAAGCACGGGGGGAGCGCACGATTATTCCTACCGGCGAACTTGCCGACCCCCGACCGGCCTACGCCGTAGCGGACGTCGTTCTGGGCATGGGTGGGTCCGCCCTTCGAGGACTGTCGTTCGGAAAGCCCCTCGTAGTCCAGGGCGAACGGGGTTTCTGGGAGCTCCTGACCCCTGACTCCCTGCCGCTCTTTTTGTGGCAGGGGTGGTACGGGTCCGGTCCAGGCTCCGCAGGGCCAGGCGCGGCTGGCTTGGTCTCTGTCCTTGGGAAGCTCGTCGAGGACAAAACACTGCGGACCGAACTGGGCGTTTTCGGCCGGTCGGTCGTGGAAGGCAGGTTCAGCCTCACTGGCGCAGCGCTACTCCAAACGGAGCTGTACCAGCACTTCATGTCGGACACTGCCGCACAGCGGCCCCACCTGTTGGCCGAGGCGTCCGCCGCGGGGCGCTACGGCTCGTACGTCGTTCGACGGCGTTACCTCCGGTTGCGCGGCCAACAGCCCTCCGAGGATTTCAACGCCCGTCCTGTCGCGGTCCAAGCGGCCGCATCAGGCCTGATCACTGCGAAGGAGGCGTAA
- a CDS encoding glycosyltransferase: MCPTMYISGGRWDDLPGTDRLLAESLAVMGPLMWVDQPAPVFRFPDVRKHLVASLLGIPEILTSQLTRLRLPAPPMFSSRPGRGMTKAIARHCMEKAIRAAVHPPTAIINASPVMGFPAGGTGVRLLHLTDDWLAAADLIGFGADYLRRSLEQNIEAADVITAVSPGLAAKMSAFSGRTVKVVANGCRPPANQTAADRRRPVAVLVGQLNERLDLDILETLGTAGLDILVIGPRTESNPVTRRRLDAFLGRGNVDWRGTMSPKDLQRLLGTASVGITPYADTEFNRSSYPLKTLEYLSAGLPVVATDLPSVRSLSCSTLTVASSPAEFVDLVRKALRERPDQGQKEEMRQVAEANTWDVRAASLMGLCQDPATTSGPFWPDRTSAPSVRGVSNEH; this comes from the coding sequence ATGTGCCCGACCATGTACATCTCAGGCGGACGCTGGGATGACCTGCCCGGAACTGATCGACTCCTGGCCGAATCACTGGCAGTGATGGGACCGCTCATGTGGGTGGACCAGCCCGCTCCCGTCTTCCGCTTCCCGGATGTTCGGAAGCACTTGGTGGCAAGCCTGCTCGGGATCCCCGAGATCCTCACTTCGCAGCTGACACGCCTCCGACTTCCCGCCCCGCCGATGTTCAGCAGCCGCCCGGGCCGCGGCATGACCAAAGCCATTGCCCGGCACTGTATGGAGAAGGCCATAAGGGCGGCGGTCCATCCGCCGACGGCCATCATCAATGCCTCACCGGTTATGGGTTTCCCGGCAGGCGGCACCGGCGTTCGTTTGCTTCACTTGACCGACGATTGGTTGGCTGCCGCAGATCTGATCGGGTTCGGCGCGGATTACCTTCGCCGATCCCTGGAACAGAACATCGAAGCGGCCGACGTCATCACGGCCGTCTCGCCCGGATTGGCCGCCAAAATGTCCGCCTTTTCAGGCCGGACCGTGAAAGTGGTTGCCAACGGGTGCCGGCCACCGGCGAACCAAACGGCAGCCGACCGACGTCGACCGGTAGCGGTCCTCGTGGGTCAACTCAATGAACGCTTGGACCTGGACATTTTGGAGACGCTGGGCACCGCCGGGCTGGACATTCTGGTGATCGGCCCGAGGACCGAGTCCAACCCTGTAACCAGGCGCCGGCTTGATGCCTTTCTCGGCCGCGGAAACGTGGATTGGCGGGGAACCATGTCTCCAAAGGACTTGCAGCGGCTGCTTGGGACCGCATCCGTAGGTATCACCCCTTATGCGGACACGGAATTCAACAGATCCAGCTATCCGCTCAAGACGTTGGAATACCTTTCGGCGGGACTGCCCGTGGTCGCCACCGACCTGCCCTCAGTGCGATCCCTGTCGTGCAGCACCTTGACGGTGGCCAGCAGCCCCGCGGAGTTCGTCGATCTGGTCAGGAAGGCCCTTCGGGAACGGCCGGATCAAGGACAAAAGGAGGAGATGAGGCAGGTGGCGGAAGCTAACACCTGGGACGTCCGGGCGGCCAGCCTCATGGGGCTGTGCCAAGACCCCGCCACGACGAGCGGGCCTTTCTGGCCAGATCGCACCAGTGCCCCGTCCGTTCGAGGAGTCAGCAATGAACATTGA
- a CDS encoding putative rhamnosyl transferase: protein MNIDRSVSSPPTVDHVLLTRFNLPSRGFESLVRAQEGWLRDRIVLFERYCLPSVKAQSNRNFRWIIYFDPESPAWLLERVRELSGDRAFVPLFRAEVSPSELLEDIRSVGAGDRKVLITTNLDNDDGLAVDFVERVQGAAAGQQVTAIYLASGLVMGPGSVFLRNDPTNAFCSVSAPWSAPATCWAAWHNRLGQSMEVRTLRGTPAWLQVVHDHNVSNRIRGRRVSPETYQGLFPDLLRDVPVPTRRTIMTDRLYQAPVRTLKELARTAAKAVTVALLGTGGIDRIKTTFASRKSTASRT from the coding sequence ATGAACATTGACAGGTCAGTGAGCAGCCCTCCCACCGTGGACCACGTTCTGCTGACGAGGTTCAATCTTCCTTCCCGTGGCTTTGAAAGCCTTGTGCGGGCTCAGGAGGGCTGGCTGCGGGACCGGATCGTCCTGTTCGAGCGTTACTGCCTTCCATCGGTGAAAGCCCAGAGCAACCGCAACTTTCGTTGGATCATCTATTTCGATCCCGAAAGCCCTGCCTGGCTGCTGGAACGTGTACGGGAACTGAGCGGCGACCGGGCATTCGTACCCCTGTTCAGGGCTGAGGTCAGCCCGTCGGAACTGCTGGAGGACATCCGGTCAGTAGGTGCCGGGGACCGCAAGGTTCTCATCACTACCAACCTGGACAACGATGACGGCCTCGCTGTCGATTTCGTCGAGCGCGTCCAGGGTGCTGCTGCCGGCCAGCAGGTTACAGCCATCTATCTGGCATCCGGCCTTGTCATGGGCCCTGGTTCCGTTTTCCTTAGGAATGACCCCACCAACGCCTTTTGCTCGGTCAGCGCACCTTGGTCCGCTCCCGCGACGTGCTGGGCTGCGTGGCACAACCGCCTGGGCCAGTCCATGGAGGTCAGGACGCTGCGTGGCACGCCTGCCTGGCTGCAAGTGGTGCACGACCACAACGTAAGCAACAGGATCCGCGGCCGACGTGTTTCCCCGGAAACGTACCAAGGGCTTTTTCCGGACCTTCTGCGGGACGTTCCTGTCCCCACCAGGAGGACCATCATGACCGACCGCCTATATCAGGCTCCCGTCCGGACCCTTAAGGAGCTGGCCCGAACCGCAGCCAAGGCCGTAACCGTTGCGTTGCTGGGCACCGGTGGCATAGACCGCATCAAGACAACGTTCGCCAGCAGGAAAAGCACGGCCTCGAGGACCTGA
- a CDS encoding O-antigen ligase family protein, translating to MLTCALPSNLVIASLGSIGRPNTLFAILGLAWWVLHQLLRTTPSVRRFHPLRAALSAFLIVAASSYALAMVRGLPETEASPADAGLIRLAGWAGILLIATDGLTTREGVRTLLRRIALAGGLTAALGLLQFATGSSLIEWIRIPGLSLSSELANIDSRGGFIRAAGMSLHPLEYGVVLSTSLPIAVTLALNDTSKRRLLWWIPVGLIAVAAMLSVSRAALICMALAFLILLPVWPKQLRRRAVAVSALLVGVIYVVTPGMIGTLFGLFTIGTDDPSISSRTNGYATAFGMASQQLFLGRGFGTFLPAYVIVDNQYLGLLVELGIAGLLAFLMLVVAGIICAWQARRAAKDNELRQMSQSVLASVAAAALAFGFFDAFAFPMAASLLFLMLGISGALWRIAHREAAEAQLKDKAVPSGEP from the coding sequence GTGCTCACCTGCGCCCTGCCATCGAACCTGGTGATCGCGTCGTTGGGCTCGATCGGTCGGCCGAATACACTCTTCGCGATCCTCGGGCTGGCATGGTGGGTCCTGCACCAACTGCTCCGCACCACCCCCTCGGTCAGGCGGTTCCACCCCTTGAGGGCAGCGCTGTCAGCGTTCCTCATAGTTGCGGCATCCAGTTACGCGCTCGCCATGGTGAGGGGTTTGCCTGAAACCGAGGCCAGCCCCGCCGATGCCGGGCTCATCCGGCTCGCGGGCTGGGCCGGAATCCTGCTCATAGCCACCGATGGCCTGACCACACGGGAAGGGGTCAGGACACTGCTGCGAAGGATCGCCTTGGCGGGCGGCCTGACAGCAGCACTTGGTTTGCTCCAGTTTGCCACCGGCTCATCGCTCATTGAATGGATCAGGATTCCAGGCCTCAGCCTCAGTTCCGAGCTTGCAAACATCGATTCCCGTGGCGGCTTCATCCGGGCGGCAGGCATGTCTCTGCATCCCCTCGAATACGGTGTGGTGCTCTCCACCTCCCTTCCGATTGCCGTAACCCTGGCCCTGAACGACACCTCCAAGCGCCGGCTCCTATGGTGGATCCCTGTTGGCCTGATTGCCGTGGCCGCAATGTTGTCGGTCTCCCGCGCAGCCCTGATCTGCATGGCATTGGCTTTCCTCATTCTCTTGCCGGTCTGGCCCAAGCAACTGCGACGGCGGGCTGTCGCAGTCTCGGCACTGCTGGTCGGAGTGATCTACGTGGTGACTCCGGGAATGATCGGCACCCTGTTCGGGCTCTTTACCATCGGCACGGATGACCCCAGTATCAGTTCCCGGACCAACGGCTACGCAACGGCATTCGGAATGGCCAGCCAACAGTTGTTCCTTGGACGTGGTTTCGGTACCTTCCTCCCGGCGTATGTGATTGTCGACAACCAATATCTGGGGCTCCTGGTGGAACTTGGCATAGCCGGTCTGCTTGCTTTCCTGATGCTGGTTGTCGCTGGCATCATCTGTGCTTGGCAGGCCCGCAGGGCGGCAAAAGACAACGAGCTGCGCCAGATGAGCCAATCAGTACTTGCCAGCGTGGCTGCAGCTGCTCTTGCCTTCGGATTCTTCGACGCCTTTGCATTCCCCATGGCCGCCAGCCTCCTGTTCCTCATGCTGGGAATATCCGGGGCACTGTGGAGGATCGCGCATCGAGAGGCCGCGGAGGCACAACTCAAGGACAAGGCGGTCCCTTCAGGGGAGCCGTAA